One genomic window of Lepeophtheirus salmonis chromosome 5, UVic_Lsal_1.4, whole genome shotgun sequence includes the following:
- the LOC121118363 gene encoding hexosaminidase D, with translation MMKDRRILALVAIFLLLLLTFQFLRSPQKVIHLDIHRSTIKSIREEISSYHPPPYRIFHLDLKGAPPKISYLREIFPLVREAGGNALLVEYEDMFPYTGMLSNASALNAFTPSQIKEIVSIAEENELKVIPLIQTFGHMEHVLKLSEFVALREIPSYPQSLCPSKWESFQLVVMMIDQLLSLHPNVEYLHIGCDEVYHMGICSKCSDRIRRSKTSSLFIDHLLRISSYILTKHPHVKPIVWDDMLRNLPENELKVLKNAVEPMVWVYVEDIYHFVGKSTWRKYSNVFPHIWAASAFKGAYGERLFLPNISRHFKNHLSWRRVLQREGSYYMGRKLQFRGIALTGWSRYDHFAVLCELLPPSIPSLILNLVLMSFSGPEEVILKKVQSIIKCNQLETSNLEPESFEDCSFPGVDILLAMLSFQVIKAKVESLDTDSRYKQGWLTSYNVKYNFTSPWRISETMRNHISLPNQVKDFKLNMESNLKKIYEESTVLEWTEQNVSPLQDKLDNLIRTVRELSYRNTWQRRPFC, from the exons ATGATGAAAGATCGCCGGATATTGGCCCTTGTGGCCATATTCCTCCTCCTTCTCCTCACCTTTCAATTTCTTCGTTCTCCTCAAAAAGTGATCCACTTGGATATTCACAGATCGACCATCAAAAGTATAAGGGAAGAGATCTCCTCATATCATCCTCCACCTTATCGTATTTTTCATTTGGATTTGAAAGGTGCTCCTCCTAAAATATCATATCTGAGGGAAATATTTCCCCTCGTCCGAGAAGCGGGAGGAAATGCTCTTCTTGTGGAATATGAAGACATGTTTCCCTACACTGGGATGCTATCAAATGCTTCTGCACTCAATGCCTTTACTCCATCGCAAATTAAGGAAATTGTATCCATTGCAGAAGAGAATGAATTGAAAGTAATTCCTTTGATACAAACGTTTGGGCATATGGAACATGTTTTGAAACTAAGCGAGTTTGTTGCCTTAAGAGAAATCCCTTCATATCCTCAGTCACTGTGTCCTTCTAAATGGGAGTCATTTCAGCTTGTAGTGATGATGATTGATCAG TTATTGTCTCTTCATCCTAATGTGGAGTATCTACACATTGGCTGTGATGAAGTCTACCACATGGGAATATGCTCTAAGTGCTCTGACAGAATACGAAGATCTAAAACTTCCTCACTTTTCATAGATCATCTTCTCCGGATTTCCTCatacattttaacaaaacatcCCCATGTCAAGCCCATTGTTTGGGACGACATGCTCCGAAATCTTCCAGAAAATGAGCTCAAAGTCCTAAAAAATGCTGTTGAACCCATGGTATGGGTCTATGTTGAAGATATTTATCACTTTGTGGGAAAAAGTACTTGGCGTAAGTACTCCAACGTATTTCCCCATATTTGGGCTGCATCTGCATTCAAGGGGGCTTATGGTGAAAG ACTCTTTTTGCCTAACATAAGTCGACATTTTAAGAACCATTTAAGCTGGAGAAGAGTCCTGCAAAGGGAAGGCTCTTACTACATGGGTCGTAAATTGCAATTTCGTGGCATTGCTCTAACAGGATGGTCTCGCTATGACCATTTTGCAGTTCTCTGTGAACTTCTTCCTCCTTCGATACCATCACTAATTCTTAATCTCGTTTTAATGAGCTTCTCCGGACCAGAAGAGGTCATCctcaaaaaagtacaaagtattattaaatgtaatcaacTAGAGACCTCAAATTTGGAGCCAGAGTCCTTTGAGGACTGCTCATTTCCAGGCGTAGATATATTACTCGCAATGCTTTCCTTTCAAGTTATTAAGGCCAAAGTGGAATCCTTGGACACAGACTCACGCTATAAACAAGGATGGCTTACGTCATATAATGTAAAGTATAACTTTACAAGTCCTTGGAGAATCTCAGAAACAATGAGGAATCATATAAGTTTACCTAATCAAGTTAAAGACTTCAAACTCAATATGGAATCTAACCTCAAGAAAATTTATGAGGAGTCCACG GTTCTAGAATGGACAGAACAGAATGTTTCACCCCTTCAAGATAAACTAGATAACCTCATACGGACTGTTCGCGAACTCTCATATCGTAACACTTGGCAAAGGAGGccattttgttaa